From the genome of Vulgatibacter sp., one region includes:
- a CDS encoding NADH-quinone oxidoreductase subunit J, with protein MTPLLAAAVAEGVIFYPLAILTLAGAFTMILSRNPVYAAMSLVLTFFGIAAIYVLLSAELLAALQIIVYAGAIMVLFLFVIMLLNITEAEMGKQRITVGAVVGGAVALVFWMLSYTVFEGLPNQEMPTQLAANFGEVVGVGRILFTQFILPFEATGILLLVAIVGAVVVAKAKI; from the coding sequence ATGACGCCGCTTCTCGCCGCAGCCGTCGCCGAAGGCGTGATCTTCTACCCGCTCGCGATCCTCACGCTGGCGGGCGCCTTCACGATGATCCTCTCCCGCAACCCGGTCTACGCGGCGATGAGCCTGGTGCTCACGTTCTTCGGGATCGCGGCCATCTACGTGCTGCTCTCGGCGGAGCTCCTCGCCGCGCTGCAGATCATCGTCTACGCCGGCGCCATCATGGTGCTCTTCCTCTTCGTGATCATGCTGCTGAACATCACCGAAGCGGAGATGGGCAAGCAGAGGATCACGGTGGGCGCGGTGGTCGGCGGAGCGGTCGCCCTCGTCTTCTGGATGCTCTCGTACACCGTGTTCGAGGGGCTTCCGAACCAGGAGATGCCGACGCAGCTCGCGGCGAACTTCGGCGAGGTGGTCGGCGTCGGGCGCATCCTCTTCACCCAGTTCATCCTCCCCTTCGAGGCGACGGGCATCCTCCTCCTCGTCGCCATCGTCGGCGCGGTGGTCGTCGCCAAGGCAAAGATCTGA
- the nuoK gene encoding NADH-quinone oxidoreductase subunit NuoK, whose translation MNTVPLAHYLALASALFAIGLAAVLIRRNALLIFMGVELMLNAANVTFLAFARNLNDAAGHSIAFFVIAVAAAEAAIGLAILIAVFRTRNTINVDEVDALKY comes from the coding sequence ATGAACACCGTACCGCTCGCTCACTATCTGGCGCTCGCCTCCGCGCTCTTCGCCATCGGCCTGGCCGCGGTCCTCATCCGGCGCAACGCCCTGCTGATCTTCATGGGCGTCGAGCTGATGCTCAACGCAGCCAACGTCACCTTCCTTGCCTTCGCCCGCAACCTGAACGACGCCGCGGGGCACTCGATCGCGTTCTTCGTGATTGCGGTGGCTGCAGCGGAAGCGGCAATTGGCCTGGCGATCCTGATCGCGGTCTTCCGGACGCGAAACACGATCAACGTCGACGAAGTCGACGCCCTCAAGTACTGA
- the nuoL gene encoding NADH-quinone oxidoreductase subunit L encodes MDPTLGLQNALHWIVLLPLIGAAINGLLGKRLGRANVHLIALGVIFGAFVVSALALYEVSFGGSQRIEELWWHWFTIGDIPVEMAFAVDRLSATLICVVTGVGFLIHLFSTEYMSHDEGYWRYFAYLNLFVGMMSTLVLGANLIVMFVGWEGVGLASYLLIGFWYTDDTKAYAGRKAFVVNRIGDFGFLLGVFTLIGLFGTVDFVELQAAAARVLPGAVLGGGLWSGWTVGAVLTVACLLLFVGATGKSAQLPLYVWLPDAMAGPTPVSALIHAATMVTAGVYMIARLSFLYVYTPTAMTVVAIVGALTAIFAALMAYAQNDIKKVLAYSTVSQLGFMFIGVGVGAWWAAIYHLVTHAFFKACLFLGAGSVMHGMNDETDIRKFGGIRHEMWHTWATFGISTIAITGILPLSGFFSKDAIIHAAHVNPNPWYSWVPTALYVVALLAALSTAFYMWRMFNLTFNGERRGMIHHHAHESGPAMTGPLWVLAGLAVGAAVWGFPLLGGARFERFLAPVFEPARQNLAKTYTLAAEQLAIQAPPLPESHGFGEMLGGYIVALIVAWIGFGIAWYLYLGPGRGAPAKLAQGAPGLYSAFANKFYVDEFYDLVIVRPLKGTARVLYQVVDSFAIDKVLVNGTAMITGWIAQIFRYFQNGDVQRYAVVMAVSAVAILWVFLG; translated from the coding sequence ATGGATCCTACCCTGGGCTTGCAGAACGCCCTCCACTGGATCGTCCTGCTGCCACTGATCGGCGCGGCCATCAACGGCCTGCTCGGCAAGCGGCTGGGCCGGGCCAACGTTCATCTCATCGCGCTCGGCGTGATCTTCGGCGCGTTCGTCGTGTCGGCGCTCGCGCTCTATGAAGTCAGCTTCGGCGGCTCGCAGCGCATCGAAGAGCTGTGGTGGCATTGGTTCACCATCGGCGACATCCCCGTGGAGATGGCGTTCGCCGTCGACCGGCTCTCGGCCACGCTCATCTGCGTGGTCACCGGCGTCGGCTTCCTCATCCACCTCTTCTCCACCGAGTACATGAGCCACGACGAGGGGTATTGGCGCTACTTCGCCTACCTCAACCTCTTCGTGGGCATGATGTCGACGCTCGTCCTGGGCGCGAACCTCATCGTGATGTTCGTGGGCTGGGAAGGCGTGGGTCTCGCGTCGTACCTGCTCATCGGCTTCTGGTATACCGACGACACCAAGGCCTACGCCGGCCGCAAGGCCTTCGTGGTCAACCGCATCGGTGACTTCGGCTTCCTCCTCGGCGTCTTCACGCTCATCGGCCTCTTCGGCACGGTGGACTTCGTGGAGCTGCAGGCTGCCGCTGCCCGGGTGCTTCCCGGCGCAGTCCTCGGCGGCGGCCTGTGGAGCGGCTGGACCGTCGGCGCGGTGCTCACCGTCGCCTGCCTCCTCCTCTTCGTCGGCGCCACCGGCAAGAGCGCGCAGCTGCCGCTCTACGTCTGGCTGCCCGACGCGATGGCAGGTCCGACGCCGGTCTCGGCCCTGATCCACGCGGCGACGATGGTGACCGCCGGCGTCTACATGATCGCCCGGCTCTCGTTCCTCTACGTCTACACGCCGACCGCGATGACCGTGGTGGCGATCGTGGGCGCTCTCACCGCGATCTTCGCGGCGCTGATGGCCTACGCCCAGAACGACATCAAGAAGGTCCTCGCCTACTCGACGGTGTCGCAGCTCGGCTTCATGTTCATCGGCGTCGGCGTCGGTGCGTGGTGGGCGGCGATCTACCACCTGGTGACCCACGCCTTCTTCAAGGCCTGCCTCTTCCTCGGTGCCGGCTCTGTCATGCACGGCATGAACGACGAGACCGACATCCGGAAGTTCGGCGGCATCCGCCACGAGATGTGGCACACGTGGGCGACGTTCGGCATCTCGACCATCGCCATCACCGGCATCCTGCCGCTCTCGGGCTTCTTCTCGAAGGACGCCATCATCCACGCGGCGCACGTCAACCCGAACCCCTGGTATTCCTGGGTCCCGACGGCGCTCTACGTGGTGGCCCTCCTCGCCGCGCTCTCCACCGCCTTCTACATGTGGCGCATGTTCAACCTCACCTTCAACGGTGAGCGGCGCGGCATGATCCACCACCACGCCCACGAGTCCGGGCCGGCGATGACCGGTCCGCTCTGGGTGCTGGCAGGCCTCGCGGTCGGCGCTGCGGTGTGGGGCTTCCCGCTCCTCGGCGGCGCGCGCTTCGAGCGCTTCCTCGCCCCGGTCTTCGAGCCGGCGCGGCAGAACCTCGCGAAGACCTACACCCTCGCGGCGGAGCAGCTCGCCATCCAGGCACCGCCGCTCCCCGAGTCCCACGGCTTCGGCGAGATGCTCGGCGGCTACATCGTCGCGCTGATCGTCGCGTGGATCGGCTTCGGGATCGCCTGGTACCTCTACCTCGGGCCCGGCCGCGGCGCCCCCGCGAAGCTCGCCCAGGGCGCTCCCGGCCTCTACTCGGCCTTCGCCAACAAATTCTACGTCGACGAGTTCTACGACCTCGTCATTGTTCGCCCGCTCAAGGGGACCGCCCGCGTCCTCTACCAGGTGGTCGACTCCTTCGCCATCGACAAGGTGCTCGTCAACGGCACCGCGATGATCACCGGTTGGATCGCGCAGATCTTCCGCTACTTCCAGAACGGCGACGTCCAGCGTTACGCCGTGGTGATGGCGGTTTCTGCGGTTGCGATCCTCTGGGTCTTCCTCGGTTAG
- a CDS encoding NADH-quinone oxidoreductase subunit M produces the protein MTGALANLLTIITFLPLLGGLVVLAVPDGKLGRSIAFWCSVVVFLISLLLLGQFDTASTAAFQLESNIPWVESLGISYHIGVDGVSLLLVFLTTFLMPIVIASASQTITFRQKEFAVAALVLETAMLGALIALDMVLFYVFWELMLVPMFLIVGIWGSENRIYAAVKFFIYTMVGSLLMLIAIIYMYWLTGEQGGTRSFDYAAMLALRMAPEVQMWLFAAFALAFAVKVPMFPLHTWLPDAHVQAPAPGSVVLAGVMLKMGTYGFYRFAFPLFPQATFEFRWLIALLAVIGIVYGSLMCMAQRDMKKLIAYSSVAHLGFVMLGLVAFTTAGVTGAVYQMLNHGISTGALFLLVGMIYARQHTRLISDYGGIAKVIPAFAAVWLIVTLSSIGLPGTNGFVGEFLILSGTFWSKLPGGPWWGAVAATGVILGAVYMLWMYQRVYHGEVKREENRHIQDLTVREWLILAPLVALIFVMGLFPSPFLDLARPSVERFVGLMERTSPQLAGDLPASATPVVAQPVRLPMRPGQQRLEILPRARPLQPGNNLLPQGVRPVVPTQP, from the coding sequence GTGACCGGCGCTCTCGCGAACCTCCTCACGATCATCACCTTCCTGCCCCTGCTGGGCGGGTTGGTGGTGCTCGCCGTCCCCGACGGCAAGCTCGGCCGCAGCATCGCCTTCTGGTGCTCGGTCGTGGTCTTCCTGATCAGCCTGCTTCTGCTCGGGCAGTTCGACACCGCGTCGACCGCTGCCTTCCAGCTCGAGTCGAACATCCCCTGGGTCGAGTCCCTCGGGATCAGCTACCACATCGGCGTCGACGGCGTTTCGCTGCTGCTCGTCTTCCTCACCACGTTCCTGATGCCGATCGTCATCGCCTCCGCGAGCCAGACGATCACCTTCCGGCAGAAGGAGTTCGCGGTCGCGGCCCTGGTGCTCGAGACCGCCATGCTGGGCGCGCTCATCGCCCTCGACATGGTGCTCTTCTACGTCTTCTGGGAGCTGATGCTCGTCCCGATGTTCCTCATCGTGGGCATCTGGGGGTCCGAGAACCGCATCTACGCCGCGGTGAAGTTCTTCATCTATACGATGGTCGGATCGCTGCTGATGCTGATCGCGATCATCTACATGTACTGGCTCACCGGTGAGCAGGGTGGCACCCGCAGCTTCGACTACGCTGCGATGCTCGCCCTCCGGATGGCTCCCGAGGTGCAGATGTGGCTCTTCGCGGCGTTCGCCCTGGCGTTCGCGGTGAAGGTGCCGATGTTCCCGCTGCACACCTGGCTGCCCGACGCCCACGTGCAGGCACCGGCCCCCGGCTCGGTGGTGCTCGCAGGCGTCATGCTGAAGATGGGCACCTACGGCTTCTACCGGTTCGCCTTCCCGCTCTTCCCGCAGGCCACCTTCGAGTTCCGCTGGCTGATCGCGCTCCTCGCGGTGATCGGCATCGTCTACGGCTCGCTGATGTGCATGGCGCAGCGGGACATGAAGAAGCTGATCGCCTACTCCTCGGTGGCCCACCTCGGCTTCGTGATGCTGGGCCTCGTGGCCTTCACCACCGCAGGCGTCACCGGCGCGGTCTACCAGATGCTCAACCACGGCATCTCCACCGGCGCGCTCTTCCTCCTCGTCGGCATGATCTACGCGCGGCAGCACACCCGCCTGATCTCCGACTACGGCGGCATCGCCAAGGTGATCCCGGCCTTCGCCGCGGTGTGGCTCATCGTCACCCTGTCGTCGATCGGCCTCCCCGGCACCAACGGCTTCGTCGGCGAGTTCCTCATCCTCTCGGGGACGTTCTGGTCGAAGCTGCCGGGCGGTCCGTGGTGGGGCGCGGTTGCAGCCACCGGCGTCATCCTGGGCGCGGTCTACATGCTGTGGATGTACCAGCGCGTCTACCACGGCGAAGTGAAGCGCGAAGAGAACCGCCACATCCAGGACCTCACCGTCCGCGAGTGGCTGATCCTCGCGCCGCTCGTCGCCCTGATCTTCGTGATGGGCCTCTTCCCGTCGCCCTTCCTCGACCTGGCCCGCCCCTCGGTGGAGCGTTTCGTCGGCCTGATGGAGCGTACGTCTCCGCAGCTCGCCGGTGACCTGCCCGCCTCGGCGACGCCGGTGGTGGCGCAGCCGGTGCGCCTGCCGATGCGGCCCGGCCAGCAGCGCCTCGAGATCCTGCCGCGGGCCCGGCCGCTCCAGCCGGGAAACAACCTTCTCCCGCAGGGCGTCCGACCGGTCGTCCCCACGCAGCCGTAA
- a CDS encoding NADH-quinone oxidoreductase subunit N, giving the protein MPQFNLADILALAPVILLVLGGMVLLMLEVFQESDKRGYQAWFTVVTSVLAGIAAIPMITSEAFPILRTATRGAFAVSDPFAGVIAVIVCVGLAISSLVAAAFLQARRAERGEFYALAMFGASGMILLAQSTDLLSIFIGIEIMSVATYALAAYMRRGTRPAEAAFKYFILGAFSSAIYLYGAALVYGASGGKTSLADLARVGDLSVLMGAGLALVAAGFLFKVAAAPFHMWAPDVYEGSPTPVTAFMAVGVKAAAFAALLRVLTVGFGSASQAGTIGVGWGEVIAVLAVITMLVGNLLAVPQRSVKRLLAYSSIAHAGYLLVGVAAAQDPAARAAASAGILYYLAAYTFTGVGAFAVVAALERLEGEGPMSWDLDRFAGVAKSHPGLALAMAIFMLSLAGIPPTAGFVGKLWIFKAAIDAKLYGLAIFGVLTSVIGVYYYLRVVVYLYMREPEPSVGVAPATRPNMAIALAVAAVGTVLLGVLPGLIGETVRASALALGGG; this is encoded by the coding sequence ATGCCCCAGTTCAATCTTGCCGACATCCTCGCGCTCGCACCGGTGATCCTCCTCGTCCTCGGCGGAATGGTCCTGCTGATGCTCGAGGTCTTCCAGGAATCGGACAAGCGCGGCTACCAGGCCTGGTTCACGGTGGTGACCTCGGTGCTCGCGGGTATCGCGGCGATCCCGATGATCACCTCCGAGGCCTTCCCGATCCTTCGGACCGCGACGCGCGGCGCCTTCGCGGTGAGCGATCCTTTCGCCGGCGTGATCGCCGTGATCGTCTGCGTCGGCCTCGCCATCTCCTCGCTCGTCGCCGCTGCCTTCCTCCAGGCCCGTCGCGCGGAGCGCGGCGAGTTCTACGCGCTCGCGATGTTCGGCGCCTCGGGCATGATCCTGCTGGCGCAGAGCACCGACCTGCTCTCGATCTTCATCGGCATCGAGATCATGTCGGTCGCCACCTACGCGCTGGCAGCCTACATGCGCCGCGGCACCCGTCCCGCCGAGGCGGCGTTCAAATACTTCATCCTCGGCGCCTTCTCCTCGGCGATCTATCTCTACGGTGCGGCGCTGGTCTACGGCGCGTCCGGTGGCAAGACCTCGCTTGCAGATCTGGCGCGGGTCGGCGACCTCTCCGTGCTGATGGGCGCCGGCCTCGCCCTGGTGGCGGCTGGCTTCCTCTTCAAGGTGGCGGCTGCGCCCTTCCACATGTGGGCGCCGGACGTCTACGAGGGGTCGCCGACCCCGGTCACCGCTTTCATGGCGGTGGGCGTGAAGGCCGCGGCCTTCGCCGCGCTGCTCCGCGTGCTCACCGTGGGCTTCGGCTCCGCCTCGCAGGCCGGCACCATCGGCGTGGGCTGGGGCGAGGTGATCGCGGTCCTCGCGGTGATCACCATGCTGGTGGGCAACCTCCTCGCGGTGCCGCAGCGGAGCGTGAAGCGCCTCCTCGCCTACTCGTCGATCGCCCACGCGGGCTATCTGCTCGTCGGCGTCGCCGCGGCGCAGGACCCGGCTGCCCGGGCAGCTGCCAGCGCCGGCATCCTCTACTACCTGGCCGCCTATACCTTCACCGGCGTCGGCGCGTTCGCGGTGGTGGCCGCCCTCGAGCGGCTCGAGGGTGAGGGCCCGATGAGCTGGGACCTGGATCGCTTCGCCGGTGTGGCGAAGTCGCATCCGGGCCTCGCGCTCGCCATGGCGATCTTCATGCTCTCGCTGGCGGGCATTCCCCCCACCGCGGGCTTCGTCGGCAAGCTCTGGATCTTCAAGGCGGCCATCGACGCCAAGCTCTACGGCTTGGCGATCTTCGGTGTGCTCACCTCGGTGATCGGCGTCTATTACTACCTGCGCGTGGTGGTCTACCTCTACATGCGCGAGCCGGAGCCCTCGGTCGGCGTGGCGCCTGCGACCCGGCCCAACATGGCCATCGCCCTCGCCGTGGCCGCCGTCGGCACCGTGCTCCTCGGTGTGCTGCCCGGCCTGATCGGCGAGACCGTTCGGGCCTCGGCCCTCGCGCTCGGCGGCGGTTGA
- a CDS encoding response regulator → MATSILLVDADANFRRALRIALTLDGVAVGEAATLDEARAALQQQRWDCALVDLLLPCGEGASVLELLEQVSNLGVVVCSAHAELLASHVGRHVVLEKPFSPQALLGTVGRILGSAAAQPCSAVERR, encoded by the coding sequence ATGGCAACTTCCATCCTGCTCGTGGACGCTGACGCCAACTTCCGCCGGGCGCTTCGAATCGCCCTGACGTTGGATGGTGTGGCCGTGGGCGAAGCCGCCACGCTCGACGAAGCCCGCGCCGCCCTCCAGCAGCAGCGCTGGGATTGCGCCCTGGTCGATTTGCTCCTGCCCTGCGGCGAGGGCGCCAGCGTCCTCGAGCTCCTCGAGCAGGTCTCGAACCTCGGCGTCGTGGTCTGCAGCGCCCATGCGGAGCTCCTCGCGAGCCACGTCGGCCGCCACGTCGTCCTCGAGAAGCCCTTCTCCCCGCAGGCCCTCCTCGGCACCGTGGGCCGCATCCTCGGCAGCGCCGCAGCGCAGCCCTGCTCCGCCGTCGAACGGCGCTAG
- a CDS encoding sigma-54-dependent transcriptional regulator has product MDTGEIRNAEQQGPSQSRARVLVVDDQRNMRATTAMVLRQEGHEVAEAAGGEEALRLLEREPFDLVLTDLRMEPIDGLELLRRIFEVAPITQVILMTAYGTIESAVEAMRLGAADYVTKPFKEGELLVRVNKALEKRRLLHEVGLFAGEFRERYGLENIVGNSAPVRELISRIVRAAPSETTVLITGESGTGKELVARAIHAASRRAGRPFVPVNCAAITPSLLESELFGHAKGAFTGALKARRGLYEEAETGTLFLDELGETDTAFQAKLLRALQEKEIRRVGESQPVHVDVRVVAATNQDLSKAVQEKRFREDLFYRLNVVPIRVPPLRERMGDLPLLAAHFLARYNKRHASRKRLTESALDKLLSHDYPGNVRELENLIEQAAALSTGEAIDPDDFDFARLEERSAAGGELRRLSDVVDDAERAAIQASVLRHPGDLAAVARELGISPTTLWRKMKRLDIASDAAR; this is encoded by the coding sequence ATGGACACGGGGGAAATTCGCAATGCCGAGCAGCAGGGCCCATCGCAGAGCCGGGCCCGGGTGCTCGTCGTCGACGACCAGCGCAACATGCGCGCGACCACGGCGATGGTCCTCCGCCAGGAGGGCCACGAAGTCGCCGAGGCAGCCGGCGGCGAGGAGGCCCTTCGCCTCCTCGAGCGCGAGCCCTTCGATCTGGTCCTCACCGATCTGCGGATGGAGCCCATCGACGGTCTCGAGCTGCTCCGCCGGATCTTCGAGGTGGCGCCGATCACCCAGGTGATCCTGATGACCGCCTACGGCACCATCGAGAGCGCCGTCGAGGCGATGCGGCTCGGTGCCGCCGACTACGTGACCAAGCCCTTCAAGGAGGGCGAGCTGCTCGTGCGGGTCAACAAGGCCCTCGAGAAGCGCCGGCTGCTCCACGAGGTGGGGCTCTTCGCCGGTGAGTTCCGCGAGCGCTACGGCCTCGAGAACATCGTCGGCAACAGCGCCCCGGTGCGCGAACTGATCAGCCGCATCGTCCGCGCCGCGCCCTCGGAGACCACCGTGCTGATCACGGGCGAGTCGGGGACGGGCAAGGAGCTGGTCGCCCGGGCGATCCACGCGGCGAGCCGGCGGGCGGGCAGGCCCTTCGTCCCGGTCAATTGCGCGGCGATCACGCCTTCGCTCCTCGAGAGCGAGCTCTTCGGTCACGCCAAGGGCGCCTTCACCGGCGCGCTCAAGGCCCGGCGCGGCCTCTACGAAGAGGCAGAGACGGGCACCCTCTTCCTCGACGAGCTCGGGGAGACCGACACCGCCTTCCAGGCGAAGCTGTTGCGCGCCCTGCAGGAGAAGGAGATCCGCCGGGTCGGCGAGTCCCAGCCGGTGCACGTCGACGTGCGGGTCGTCGCCGCCACCAACCAGGACCTGAGCAAGGCGGTGCAGGAGAAGCGCTTCCGCGAGGACCTCTTCTACCGTCTCAACGTCGTGCCGATCCGGGTGCCGCCGCTCCGGGAGCGGATGGGCGATCTGCCCCTGCTCGCCGCCCACTTCCTCGCCCGCTACAACAAGCGCCACGCCAGCCGCAAACGGCTCACCGAGTCGGCCCTCGACAAGCTCCTCTCCCACGACTACCCGGGCAACGTCCGCGAGCTGGAGAACCTGATCGAGCAGGCGGCGGCGCTCTCCACCGGCGAGGCGATCGATCCCGACGACTTCGACTTCGCCCGGCTCGAGGAGCGGAGCGCCGCCGGCGGGGAGCTGCGCCGTCTCTCCGACGTGGTCGACGACGCGGAGCGGGCTGCGATCCAGGCCTCGGTCCTGCGCCACCCGGGCGATCTCGCCGCGGTGGCCCGGGAGCTCGGGATCTCGCCCACCACGCTCTGGCGGAAGATGAAGCGCCTCGACATCGCGTCCGATGCTGCCCGTTGA